The following coding sequences are from one Rhodospirillales bacterium window:
- a CDS encoding cold-shock protein, whose translation MATGTVKWFNATKGYGFIAPDNGTKDAFVHISAVERAGLTTLNEGQKVEYELVPGRNGKSAAENLVVID comes from the coding sequence ATGGCTACGGGAACAGTGAAGTGGTTCAATGCCACGAAGGGCTATGGGTTCATCGCACCCGACAACGGGACGAAGGACGCATTCGTACACATCTCCGCGGTGGAGCGCGCGGGTCTGACGACCTTGAACGAAGGTCAAAAGGTGGAATACGAGCTGGTGCCGGGGCGCAACGGTAAGTCGGCTGCTGAAAATCTCGTCGTCATTGATTGA